In Kwoniella shivajii chromosome 9, complete sequence, one genomic interval encodes:
- a CDS encoding ATP-dependent RNA helicase ROK1, which produces MASAFNLLTAGGAKFDKTRFKNDFELFTAKKDRKGKGKASISQSNIKSSTTLPHSLDFFGDRAQAKPVNDEDSDSDASSSSSSSSIPAPPPQKITLTGPEPLPKSLHTNLPSLVNSESSSLSSRAGEPLLKALKSGNIHSLWGVQCAVGGCLLEKKDTICVAPTGSGKTLSYVLPTLVNLRDPARSLKDSDEGKGIRAIVVVPTHDLAVQILGVVKAVTRGRSWRCIALSKATEKAVCDSSPGSSTSDSERQEIDGDSEEEEGEVTEDTDDGSTLSLNEFAQPKSGNPTGLGIDILLATPERLHHLLESNLLSLARTRVIIFDESDRLLSPDFLPQVEPILSACTHPKIQKCFLSATMPSGVEELAKKWLKDEGVRVVVGVKDSAVTTVDQTLLYTGSESGKLLALKNFISTGSLPYPSLIFVQSIERADELYKTLVLEGVKADVVHGGRGKSKRDEAIKRFRLGDVWMLVVTEVLARGMDFRGVKVVVNYDFPQSVQSYIHRIGRTGRAGRPGKAVTFFNIEDGPYLRTIANVLRSSGCPVPEYMMDMKKPTKNQKRDLAKAPIKRKAVGGGGRDVAREKGQKRKDMVEGSKRRKVRGDIDLEED; this is translated from the exons ATGGCTTCCGCTTTCAACCTGCTCACAGCCGGGGGTGCCAAATTTGACAAGACCCGGTTTAAGAATGATTTTGAGCTGTTCACAGCA AAGAAGGacaggaaaggaaagggtaAAGCATCTATCTCGCAAAGTaatatcaaatcatcgaCTACTTTACCCCATTCATTAGACTTCTTCGGAGACCGTGCTCAAGCCAAACCTGTCAACGATGAGGATTCAGACTCTGAcgcttcatcctcttcatcgtcttcgtccatcCCTGCTCCGCCTCCTCAGAAAATCACCTTGACAGGGCCAGAACCCTTACCTAAATCACTACATACGAATCTCCCTTCTTTGGTCAATTCCGAATCCTCCTCATTATCATCTCGAGCCGGTGAACCGCTTCTCAAAGCATTGAAAAGCGGCAATATACACTCGTTATGGGGTGTGCAATGTGCTGTCGGCGGTTGTCtgttggagaagaaagatacgATCTGTGTAGCTCCGACTGGTTCAGGAAAGACTTTGTCATATGTTCTACCCACCCTCGTCAACCTTAGAGATCCAGCTAGGAGCTTGAAGGACTcggatgaagggaaaggcATTCGGGCAATAGTTGTTGTTCCAACTCACGATTTAGCTGTACAGATATTGGGAGTTGTAAAAGCTGTAACTAGGGGAAGATCGTGGAGATGTATCGCTCTTTCAAAGGCGACGGAAAAAGCGGTCTGTGATAGCTCACCTGGCAGCTCGACAAGTGACTCGGAAAGGCAAGAAATTGATGGAGATtctgaggaagaggagggaGAAGTCACCGAAGACACAGACGATGGGTCGACGCTCAGTCTGAACGAGTTCGCTCAACCCAAATCTGGGAATCCAACCGGTCTAGGAATAGACATATTGTTGGCCACCCCAGAGAGACTCCACCATTTACTCGAATCGAACTTGTTGTCGCTTGCGCG TACTCGAGTCATAATCTTTGACGAGTCCGACCGACTGCTGTCACCTGATTTCCTGCCTCAAGTTGAACCCATCCTCTCAGCGTGTACCCATCCCAAAATTCAGAAATGCTTCTTGTCTGCGACAATGCCATCGGGCGTGGAGGAGTTGGCGAAGAAATGGCTaaaagatgaaggtgtaagAGTAGTCGTCGGTGTCAA GGATTCAGCGGTCACGACGGTCGACCAAACTCTCCTTTATACTGGATCAGAATCCGGTAAACTTCTCGCGCTCAAAAACTTCATTTCCACAGGTTCATTACCTtatccatcattgattttCGTGCAATCCATCGAAAGAGCCGACGAGTTGTATAAGACCCTCGTTTTGGAAGGagtgaaagctgatgttGTCCATGGAGGCAGAGGGAAGAGTAAGAGGGATGAGGCAATCAAAAGGTTTAGATTGGGAGATGTTTGGATGTTAGTGGTCACTGAAGTGTTGGCTAGAGGCATGGATTTTAGAGGTGTCAAAGTCGTTGTAAATTATG ACTTCCCTCAATCCGTGCAATCATACATACATCGAATTGGACGTACTGGAAGAGCTGGCAGACCAGGAAAAGCAGTAACCTTCTTTAACATCGAGGACGGTCCATATCTCCGAACTATCGCCAATGTATTACGATCAAGTGGGTGCCCAGTTCCTGAATACATGATGGACATGAAGAAACCCaccaaaaaccaaaaacGGGATCTTGCGAAGGCACCCATCAAGCGAAAAGctgttggtggtggtggaagagatgtaGCGCGAGAAAAGGgtcaaaagaggaaagacaTGGTGGAAGGCAGTAAGAGAAGGAAAGTGCGGGGCGACATTGATTTGGAGGAGGATTAG